The DNA segment TCCCTCCGCGTTTCTTCTAACCAGCAGGACAACATTCAGAATGTGGCTTTTAAGACTCCTGAAGGAAAGATTGTCCTGATTGCAATGAACACGAGCGGAAGTCCTCAGACTTTCCATATCAAATACAATGGAATGCTGGTTAGCACTACCCTTCCTGCAGGTTCCGCCGGAACCTATACCTGGAAAAGTAACACACGATCCAACTAATACCAGAGCCCTGCACAGCGCAGGGCTTTTTTTATTTCTGCTTTTTGGCAAGGCTATTGCAGCATTTTCAGAAATAAAACTTTAGTAATGATGAAAAAAGCTTTTTTCTTAGTTGCAGGACTGACTGCAATGTTGGCCTCCTGTACCAGTAACAATGCAGAAAAGAAGGCAAAAGATACCACCGGAATGATTGCACTGGATACGACTTTCAGCCCAACCAATCCGGCTCCTGAAAACAGCAGCAGTTGCTATTTATACGTTAACAAAAAGGACACTGCTTCCATAAAGCTCCAGCTCAAAGGAGAAGAACTGACCGGAACGCTTCATTATAACATCTTCCAAAAGGATCAGAACCATGGAACAATTGCAGGAGAAATGAAGGGAGATACCATCATTGCAGATTACACTTTCGATTCGGAAGGATTGAGGTCAGTAAGACAGGTGGTCTTCCTGAAAAAAGAAGGAAAACTCTATGAGGGATATGGGGAGATGAAAGAGCAAAACGGCAAATTCACTTTTGTAAATCGTGCCCGCTTAAAGTTTGACGATCACTTTACTTTTAATCCGGTAGACTGTAAATAAAAAAGAAAGGGTTTCTCCGATAAGGGAGAACCCTTTCTTTTTTTAAAGAACCCCGATCGGACCGTTCTTCCAGTATTTGATGTTTTTCCAACGGGTTTCTGAACGGTTACCTTCAATGTTATAGGTACCACATTTGAAGTAATGGGTGGCCTGTCCACGGTCGTCAAAAGTGCCCACATGTGCATTATCCAAATACACATAGATTTTACCATTGTCGGCATCATGCTGTACATTTACATGGATCCATCTGCTGTACACATTGGTCATTAGTGTCTGACTGCCATAACGTTTCAAGGTGCCATTATTTGCAGAGAATACTTTCATCATAAAAGACGTGGCATTGGTAACTCCTCCAAAAACCTGCATGACATCTGTTCCTGTTGAACCGGGAACGATGTATACATCTCCTTCAAACTGGTGTTTCCCCAGGAGGTAGTCATTTTTCATCCTGAACTCAGACCTTGGTCCGGTATTGCTCGTTGGCGTATGCGGGCTGTCGTCAGGATAAATCCAGAACGTATGCTGTCCACCTGAATAGGTATAACGGTCGGACTGCGGCAGGTCGTGAGGGGTCTGGATATTATAAGTATACGGTGTTAGCGTCCATCCGGTAGTCAGAGCACTAATTCCGACCTCCTGGCCAGACATCTGTGTCTTTGCAGCAATCTGCTCCTGCGGGAGTATCGGGTTTTCATTCTTTTTGCAGGACAATTGAAAAAAAGACAAGAGTACTGCTGCGCTGAATAATGGCATTAATTTCATAATCGTTTAATAATTTGGTTTACAATAGGTTAATTAACTAAAATTAAACAATCACAAACGAGATTAATTCAGCCGTATACTCCTAATAATCAAGCAGATTGTCGAAATAAAAAATAAAAAAATTTCAAAGCAAAATACGTGTGTATTTCCTCCATCCTTACCTTTCCCGAGCATGCTTAAAATCTTAGTTTAAATGATGCTGTGCAAGAAAAAGGAAGAAAATTCACATTTCATACAGAGAAAAATTAGTCAACTTAGTGTAACATTAATATATATACTTTCAGTATTATTTAAAAAAACAGTCTATTAACAATATTTTTTATTGAAAAGATATTCTTATATTAGATTATTACGATCTAACTAACCTCATCCCTATTATGATCAAAAATCTAAAAAACATCGCTTGTATTGCAATGGTTGCATTAGCGATCTCATCGTGCTCTAAAACCAAAGACGCACCCGCTGCTCAGGAAGCAGTAGTAAAAAAAGACAAAGTCTACAATTACATTACCAGTCTGGGATTCCCTTCCAGCAGTATTGTTGACCTTGGAACGGAATACATGGTAGAAGGAGACATCAGTTTCCCTAAAAACATGGAAGTTCCGGTTACGGACGGCAGTCCCAAATTAGAGCAATATTATACCGGTACTTTAGTAAGCCCTGCAAATGCAGTTGCAATTAGAGTGTTTGCAGATGCAACTATGACCAGTATGAATGCAGAAATTGCTTCTGCTGTTGCGCAGTGGAACGCTGTAGCCGGTTCAGCGTTAAAGTTTAAAATAGTAACCGCGGCTCCTTATGATATCCGCATTACAGATGTGAATCTTGGAAATGGTGTTTGTGGTGCCGGTACTTTTCCTTCAGGAGGACTTGCCGGTAACCTGATCAGAATTAACAAGGCTTATATCGCTACAAATAGTTTTGCTCAGCGTGCCAGAACCATTTGTCATGAATTAGGACATAACATCTCTTTCAGACATACCAATTGGGCAGCTCTCGGAGAAAGTGCGGCCATCAATGTACCTGGAGTAGGCGGAACTGATGCGCTTTCATTAATGAACGGGGGTCAATGTGGATCAGGCGCTGCAGTATTGTCTGCAAGAGACAAAGCAGCAACTGCCGCATTGTACTAATCACCCAACTTAATTAACCAATTAAATTATAAACGCCCTTAGATCGTAGTCCCATTCAGGATAGATACTCTTCAAAAAGTATTTATCCTGAATTACGGTTCTTACATGTTCTCGAACTTTTCCCAAAAACCGTCTACCGGAAGTTTGGCAAAAATATTTACAGGTTCTTTTTTTACAGGGTGGATAAATTGTAGTCGGCGGGCATGTAAACAAATACTTCCCTTTCTGCTTCCCCTTGGATAACCATATTTATTGTCTCCCACAATCGGACAACCTAAAGTTGAAAGCTGTACCCGGATCTGATGTGACCTGCCGGTAAGCGGATCTACTTCAATCAGGTAATAACCATTCAGCTCTCCGATTAACCGATAACTCAATTCCGAACGCTGACTTCCCTCTACTTCCACATTATGTGGCGTAACGACGTTTTTCTGTGGGTTTTTAACCAACCAGTGCACCAAAGTACCGGAAGCTTTCGCAGGTTTATTTC comes from the Pedobacter sp. FW305-3-2-15-E-R2A2 genome and includes:
- a CDS encoding M57 family metalloprotease; translated protein: MIKNLKNIACIAMVALAISSCSKTKDAPAAQEAVVKKDKVYNYITSLGFPSSSIVDLGTEYMVEGDISFPKNMEVPVTDGSPKLEQYYTGTLVSPANAVAIRVFADATMTSMNAEIASAVAQWNAVAGSALKFKIVTAAPYDIRITDVNLGNGVCGAGTFPSGGLAGNLIRINKAYIATNSFAQRARTICHELGHNISFRHTNWAALGESAAINVPGVGGTDALSLMNGGQCGSGAAVLSARDKAATAALY
- a CDS encoding RluA family pseudouridine synthase is translated as MPITAKDILYEDNHLIAVCKRAGDIVQVDETGDEPLDEMVKKYLAKTYNKPNSAFLGVVHRLDRPVSGVILFAKTSKALERMNAVFKNREVKKTYWAVVRNKPAKASGTLVHWLVKNPQKNVVTPHNVEVEGSQRSELSYRLIGELNGYYLIEVDPLTGRSHQIRVQLSTLGCPIVGDNKYGYPRGSRKGSICLHARRLQFIHPVKKEPVNIFAKLPVDGFWEKFENM
- a CDS encoding polysaccharide lyase family 7 protein, translated to MKLMPLFSAAVLLSFFQLSCKKNENPILPQEQIAAKTQMSGQEVGISALTTGWTLTPYTYNIQTPHDLPQSDRYTYSGGQHTFWIYPDDSPHTPTSNTGPRSEFRMKNDYLLGKHQFEGDVYIVPGSTGTDVMQVFGGVTNATSFMMKVFSANNGTLKRYGSQTLMTNVYSRWIHVNVQHDADNGKIYVYLDNAHVGTFDDRGQATHYFKCGTYNIEGNRSETRWKNIKYWKNGPIGVL